One Anthonomus grandis grandis chromosome 13, icAntGran1.3, whole genome shotgun sequence DNA segment encodes these proteins:
- the LOC126743491 gene encoding uncharacterized protein LOC126743491, translated as MNSTSLKKTPVNTANKRAGRKRKHEKDEPAVSRRSKTMKRNRRKKNDKTSRKSSRFMEYAEYEYSGMDVSRPRQLQRSPSDNSIIYINTYHVAESGIPIIDLTKSSHSICCSRTASLKLIYKSKNFNSRLKNRPVTSLQTIPMSQHAITRNVNSTSNLSKSSKSILEIFPKYFDDDSDGSEVTVLHELSRSDFFEENRDVGMMGDEEDPSFNLESKQPLANINMCQCVIGDGS; from the exons ATGAACAGCACG tctttgAAAAAGACTCCTGTTAACACCGCGAACAAACGAGCGGGGCGCAAGCGCAAACACGAAAAAGACGAACCCGCTGTATCCCGCAGGAGTAAAACGATGAAACGTAACCGTCgtaaaaaaaacgataaaacgTCCCGTAAGTCTTCCAGATTCATGGAGTATGCGGAGTACGAGTACAGCGGCATGGACGTAAGCAGACCCAGACAGCTCCAAAGGTCTCCTTCAGATAATTCCATCATTTATATCAACACGTATCACGTAGCTGAGAGCGGCATCCCCATCATTGATCTCACAAAGAGCTCGCATAGCATCTGTTGCTCGCGAACAGCGTCACTGAAACTCATATACAAATCGAAAAACTTCAATAGCCGGCTTAAAAACCGCCCAGTTACGTCCTTGCAAACCATTCCCATGAGTCAGCACGCCATCACCAGGAACGTTAACAGCACCTCGAACCTCAGCAAGTCCAGCAAGTCGATCCTCGAAATATTTCCCAAATATTTTGACGACGATAGCGACGGTAGCGAGGTCACGGTGCTTCATGAATTATCCAGATCGGACTTTTTCGAGGAGAATAGGGACGTTGGGATGATGGGAGATGAAGAGGATCCATCCTTTAATCTCGAAAGCAAACAGCCGTTGGCGAATATTAACATGTGTCAGTGTGTTATTGGTGATGGGTCTTAG